A stretch of Toxoplasma gondii ME49 chromosome V, whole genome shotgun sequence DNA encodes these proteins:
- a CDS encoding MA3 domain-containing protein (encoded by transcript TGME49_286750) — MASNKALGKKMSLLEEELRGPVKVMDTYDPIFDSESEDEDCLYTVIDVAADEYRQALNKTSCFSGATPPPQKSHLTLDEFTKLAKEILNSYFVNRETFDLSKALEELNCNQYLDSFLVLAIQSSLHRSTDEQRCISASLTLLVDKHIVSKQQMVRAFEKLIQSASDINVDSQLNPDRVYLFLDCAVLDGCVDESYVRRLPEKFLAALSRETLEGNRHLVDALRNLKSFKEAVRNFLPDFFNSGSVEEMKIFLDEQRQPLLQHEFVKMVVESAFSKENEHREMVSNALDRLYGKVLKPDDIQLAFARLVGDVDDYSLDNPDVYYLLAKFLARAVADEILPPSFLLDRYRLNYGGDAGVQVLKKVQKWLAEQNGKGISVRLRKVWTGTDPDNAEACEFKARVRECLYEYFDSNDKKEAACILRELELSPDQAAEMVRKLLVIGMEKAAVGERTTENVFALLRYLLERTDIDEEMIQKGFEQTRNMAEEIKLDIPDMDRRFPQLVEEAKKRGMLSAEF; from the exons ATGGCGTCGAACAAAGCGCTTGGGAAGAAAATGTCTCTCTTGGAAGAGGAGCTGCGAGGACCTGTCAAGGTGATGGACACGTATGACCCGATCTTCGACTCCGAATCCGAG GATGAAGACTGCTTGTATACGGTCATTGATGTCGCCGCTGATGAATACCGGCAAGCACTGAACAAAACCAGTTGCTTTTCCGGTGCCACCCCACCACCGCAGAAGTCGCACCTAACGCTCGACGAGTTTACCAAGCTCGCGAAAGAAATTCTGAACA GTTACTTCGTGAACCGTGAAACATTCGACCTGTCCAAGGCGCTAGAGGAACTCAACTGCAACCAGTACCTCGACTCCTTTCTAGTGCTCGCGATCCAGTCGTCTCTGCACCGGTCAACGGACGAGCAGAGATGCATCTCGGCATCTCTCACACTTCTTGTCGACAAGCACATCGTCAGCAAGCAGCAGATGGTTCGAGCGTTCGAGAAACTGATCCAGTCTGCAAGCGACATCAACGTG GATTCGCAACTCAATCCGGATCGAGTGTATCTGTTCCTCGATTGCGCCGTTCTGGACGGATGCGTTGATGAAAGCTATGTGCGGCGTTTGCCGGAGAAGTTCCTGGCCGCGCTGTCTCGTGAAACTCTCGAAGGGAATCGACACCTGGTAGACGCTCTTCGAAA CTTGAAATCCTTCAAGGAGGCTGTCAGGAACTTCTTGCCTGACTTCTTCAACTCCGGAAGCGTGGAAGAAATGAAGATTTTCCTGGACGAGCAGCGCCAGCCCCTCCTCCAGCACGAATTCGTCAAGATGGTCGTTGAGTCAGCATTCTCCAAGGAAAACGA ACACCGCGAGATGGTCAGCAACGCACTGGATCGGCTGTACGGGAAGGTGCTGAAACCGGATGACATCCAGCTTGCTTTCGCGCGTCTGGTCGGCGATGTCGATGACTACTCTCTGGACAACCCGGACGTGTACTATCTTCTTGCGAAATTTCTG GCACGGGCTGTTGCCGACGAGATTTTGccgccttctttcctgcttGACCGGTACCGCCTGAACTACGGCGGCGATGCGGGCGTGCAGGTCTTGAAAAAAGTGCAAAAGTGGCTTGCCGAGCAAAATGGGAAAGGCATCAGTGTGAGGCTGCGAAAG GTCTGGACGGGGACCGATCCAGACAACGCAGAGGCATGCGAATTCAAGGCGCGTGTGCGGGAGTGTCTATACGAATATTTCGACAGCAACGACAAAAAGGAAGCCGCCTGCATTCTTCGCGAGCTCGAGCTGTCCCCCGACCAG GCAGCGGAAATGGTTCGGAAGCTTCTTGTCATAGGCATGGAGAAGGCTGCTGTGGGGGAGCGTACGACTGAGAACGTTTTCGCGTTGCTCCGTTACTTGTTGGAGCGGACTGATATCGACGAGGAAATGATTCAGAAGGGCTTTGAGCAGACGCGCAACATGGCCGAGGAG ATCAAACTTGACATTCCTGACATGGATCGACGATTCCCGCAACTTgtggaagaggcgaagaagagaggcatgCTGTCGGCTGAGTTTTAA